One genomic region from Spirosoma sp. KCTC 42546 encodes:
- a CDS encoding GNAT family N-acetyltransferase gives MASQSTFADTIQIRSATPADEAVVYDFLCDLEQTKLDTTAFQTVYQQNLSNPFIYYLVAESRDEVIGFVSCHVQYLLHHSGKVGEIQELYVRPDVRNQHIGQKLVAELGALAIQENFVNLEVTTNQKRLDTVRFYERESFQKTHVKLVKPIQI, from the coding sequence GTGGCATCCCAATCTACTTTTGCAGATACAATACAAATCAGATCTGCGACTCCAGCCGACGAAGCAGTTGTGTATGATTTCCTATGCGATTTAGAGCAAACGAAGTTGGACACAACTGCTTTCCAAACTGTTTACCAGCAAAATCTGAGCAACCCATTCATCTATTATCTGGTAGCTGAATCACGAGATGAAGTCATCGGTTTTGTGAGTTGCCATGTTCAGTACCTGCTACACCACTCTGGAAAAGTAGGTGAAATTCAGGAGTTATATGTCCGGCCTGACGTCCGAAATCAACATATCGGGCAAAAGCTTGTAGCTGAGTTGGGGGCACTGGCTATTCAGGAAAATTTTGTCAATCTGGAAGTGACGACCAATCAGAAACGGCTGGATACGGTTCGCTTTTACGAACGCGAGTCCTTCCAAAAAACACACGTCAAACTGGTCAAACCGATTCAAATCTAA
- a CDS encoding SMP-30/gluconolactonase/LRE family protein, translating into MNLKSLLLSGWLAFVLRPAIAQTTPFPTIGQIVKADARLDKLVPPDAKIEVLASGFDWTEGPIWVKNEAFLLFSDVPKNTIFKWTDKEGVTPFLKPSGYTGLGPYSDEPGSNGLTIDRQGRLIACEHGDRRVTAMSLTGGGGKRTLADNYNGKRFNSPNDVVAHSSGSYYFTDPPYGMPKKEKDPGRETDGWGVYRIAPERAGVPGTVSIVVGDLTRPNGIALSPDEKILFVAQSDPMRPVVMAYPLQPDGSVGKGRIVFGPEQMKKQNLDGGFDGMKVDRDGNLWVTGGGGVLVLAPTQGMGPYDFLGHLKIGGATANCAWGDDGSTLYITADMYLCRIRTFAKGW; encoded by the coding sequence ATGAACCTAAAATCCTTACTACTGTCGGGCTGGCTAGCCTTCGTACTTCGTCCAGCCATTGCCCAAACAACCCCTTTTCCTACCATCGGTCAGATTGTTAAGGCTGATGCCCGATTGGATAAACTGGTTCCGCCTGATGCCAAAATAGAGGTGTTGGCTAGCGGATTTGATTGGACGGAGGGTCCGATCTGGGTGAAAAATGAAGCCTTCCTGCTTTTTTCCGACGTACCGAAGAATACCATTTTCAAATGGACTGATAAAGAAGGCGTCACCCCATTTTTGAAACCCTCAGGTTATACAGGTCTGGGCCCTTATAGCGATGAGCCCGGTTCCAACGGCCTGACCATCGACCGGCAGGGGCGCTTGATTGCCTGCGAACACGGCGACCGACGCGTTACAGCCATGTCGCTGACCGGTGGTGGAGGTAAACGTACCTTAGCCGATAACTATAATGGCAAGCGCTTTAATAGTCCGAACGATGTGGTGGCCCACTCCAGCGGCAGCTATTATTTTACGGATCCGCCCTATGGAATGCCTAAAAAGGAAAAAGATCCGGGTCGGGAAACCGACGGCTGGGGTGTTTACCGTATTGCCCCTGAACGGGCTGGCGTACCAGGAACCGTCTCTATCGTGGTTGGTGATTTGACGCGTCCCAATGGTATCGCACTCTCGCCCGATGAAAAAATACTTTTTGTTGCCCAATCTGATCCGATGCGCCCGGTCGTGATGGCCTACCCACTACAACCCGATGGTTCGGTGGGTAAGGGACGGATTGTGTTCGGGCCGGAGCAGATGAAGAAGCAGAATCTTGACGGCGGTTTCGATGGAATGAAGGTAGACCGCGACGGTAACCTCTGGGTAACGGGTGGGGGAGGGGTTCTGGTCCTGGCACCAACGCAGGGAATGGGCCCGTATGATTTTCTGGGTCACCTCAAAATTGGTGGCGCTACCGCCAACTGCGCCTGGGGCGACGATGGCTCAACCCTATACATAACCGCCGATATGTACCTCTGCCGAATCCGAACGTTCGCAAAGGGTTGGTGA
- a CDS encoding DUF5990 family protein — MDQELPLRIILKNPPAGVDFGLQKGSGNHYETVQIQQFDSQDLEFDFTVRVKGNQDKDPQPTILGPFVQGPPSARFVYLDIGRCAGQMASVWSRRLKVPLAGITWELVNQLSIQEGQVLETQVPGTGKDTGPNCGTVKPFMGWQTI; from the coding sequence ATGGATCAAGAGTTACCTCTGCGAATTATCCTGAAAAATCCACCGGCAGGTGTCGACTTTGGCTTGCAAAAAGGGAGTGGCAATCATTACGAGACAGTCCAAATACAACAATTCGATTCTCAGGATTTAGAGTTCGATTTTACCGTGCGGGTAAAAGGAAATCAGGATAAAGACCCACAACCTACTATTCTTGGGCCCTTTGTGCAAGGCCCTCCGAGTGCCCGCTTTGTTTACCTCGATATTGGCAGATGTGCCGGTCAGATGGCTTCCGTATGGAGTCGGCGATTAAAAGTACCGTTAGCGGGAATTACCTGGGAACTGGTCAACCAACTATCGATACAGGAAGGCCAGGTTCTTGAAACACAGGTTCCTGGAACAGGAAAAGATACAGGCCCCAACTGCGGAACGGTAAAACCGTTTATGGGCTGGCAGACGATATAA
- a CDS encoding TonB-dependent receptor plug domain-containing protein, protein MRLTFFHRVRLITLLTIGSLSAIHFVDDPDFSKLVIERFRAYNQQRPTEKVYVHTDRDAYLIGETIWLKGYLMNGTTHEADSASRVVYVDLVDPIARRVRLRTQLRATAGYAPGQLFLPDSLAAGTYQLRAYTNFMRNYPDAYFFSKPVTILGNNGANVGTNKGLTTSPEPQKGVVNRPDVQFLPEGGQLVEGIESRVAFKAVNAAGRSIPVEGFILNTKKDTIVGFTSTHLGMGYFTITPEAGQSYTATIRLGDGTSLAYPLPAVQPQGVVMQIDNLSHKDNMKVYVRHNKTSSDAAAKLTLIAQTRGQINHVVSIPMAKKTSLIQIPRNTFPEGISQLTLFDETQKPVSERLVFINRNEQISIALTPDKKTYKNREKLDLTITTTNAQGKPVAANVSLAAVDARLAPEADSRGSTIVSQVLLSSDLIGTVEQPSYYFDPAHDDRLLKLDLLLMTQGWRRFAWTDVLGGTIPPINHFVERGLSLTGWVVRPNQKDIGGKVKLTFLLAKRDSTRDFLMGETDEAGNFGAYDLDFTDTTTVLIQGIKGRANRSLAISLDQLLMPTVTITKVPYNPLEFRQDELAEFIRRTKEYQEIERQIRRNGEVLLQAVTVKAKKYQERDSRVIYGTPDASVKFTAQNTSGRMTILDVIQGQVAGVQVIGNGFNARVQIRGAANFNGPVDPLFVLDGMPMDLQAIMGISVQDVDRVDVLKGASAAIYGSRASGGVISILTKRGGPNYDLTKEVVPGTLVAKLPGYAPLREFYAPRYDVKKPEHVRPDYRTTLFWAPMIQTDAEGKATVTFFTSDAKTDIRLRAEGITVGGMPGTAKAIVRVD, encoded by the coding sequence ATGCGTCTTACTTTTTTTCACCGAGTCAGGCTTATTACTCTCCTTACCATTGGGTCACTATCGGCGATTCACTTTGTTGACGATCCTGATTTTAGTAAACTAGTGATCGAACGATTCCGTGCTTATAACCAGCAGCGGCCTACCGAGAAAGTGTATGTCCATACGGATCGGGACGCTTATCTCATAGGTGAAACCATCTGGTTAAAAGGCTACCTGATGAACGGTACTACGCACGAAGCGGATAGTGCCAGTCGGGTAGTATATGTCGATTTGGTAGACCCCATTGCCCGGCGGGTTCGGTTGCGGACGCAGCTACGGGCAACGGCTGGGTATGCACCTGGTCAGCTTTTCCTGCCCGATTCATTGGCGGCAGGCACCTATCAACTCCGGGCATATACCAATTTCATGCGGAACTACCCCGATGCCTATTTCTTTTCTAAACCGGTAACAATCCTTGGAAACAACGGAGCCAACGTTGGGACAAATAAGGGATTAACAACTAGCCCAGAGCCACAAAAGGGTGTAGTGAACCGACCAGATGTGCAATTTTTACCCGAAGGTGGTCAGTTGGTTGAGGGAATCGAGAGCCGGGTGGCGTTTAAGGCCGTTAATGCTGCTGGGCGAAGTATACCCGTAGAAGGCTTTATCCTGAATACGAAAAAAGATACAATTGTTGGGTTCACCAGCACCCATTTGGGCATGGGTTATTTTACCATTACCCCCGAAGCAGGCCAGTCGTATACCGCTACTATACGGCTCGGCGATGGCACCAGCTTAGCCTACCCGTTGCCCGCCGTGCAACCACAGGGTGTTGTAATGCAGATAGATAATCTGAGCCATAAAGACAATATGAAAGTCTATGTGCGGCATAATAAAACCAGTTCGGATGCAGCCGCTAAACTGACACTCATTGCGCAGACGCGAGGGCAAATCAATCATGTGGTGAGCATTCCGATGGCCAAAAAAACGTCGTTGATTCAGATCCCGAGAAACACTTTTCCTGAAGGTATTTCGCAATTGACCTTATTTGATGAGACGCAGAAGCCGGTGAGTGAGCGACTGGTTTTTATCAATAGGAACGAGCAGATTTCGATTGCGCTTACACCCGATAAGAAGACCTATAAGAATCGTGAGAAACTGGATTTGACCATTACCACGACCAATGCGCAGGGTAAACCCGTTGCCGCTAATGTATCGCTGGCGGCTGTGGATGCACGGCTGGCACCCGAAGCAGACTCAAGAGGTTCTACGATTGTATCCCAGGTATTGCTTTCGTCCGATCTGATCGGCACGGTTGAGCAACCCAGCTACTATTTCGATCCAGCACATGACGATCGCTTGTTAAAGCTAGATCTTTTGCTAATGACGCAGGGCTGGCGACGATTCGCCTGGACCGACGTTCTGGGTGGTACTATCCCACCGATCAATCACTTTGTGGAGCGGGGGCTATCGCTAACGGGGTGGGTCGTACGGCCGAATCAGAAAGATATTGGAGGCAAAGTAAAACTGACCTTTTTACTGGCGAAGCGGGACAGTACGAGAGACTTTTTAATGGGCGAAACGGATGAGGCTGGTAATTTTGGTGCCTACGACCTCGATTTTACGGATACCACCACCGTGCTAATTCAGGGCATAAAAGGCAGAGCGAACCGTTCGCTGGCTATCTCGCTCGATCAACTGCTGATGCCAACCGTAACCATTACGAAGGTTCCCTATAACCCGCTGGAGTTCCGCCAGGATGAGCTGGCCGAATTCATTCGTAGAACCAAAGAATATCAGGAGATTGAACGCCAGATCCGGCGGAATGGCGAGGTATTATTGCAAGCCGTTACGGTAAAGGCAAAAAAATATCAGGAAAGGGATTCCCGAGTGATTTATGGGACACCTGATGCCAGTGTTAAGTTTACTGCACAGAATACATCTGGTCGAATGACAATTCTGGATGTAATTCAAGGGCAAGTTGCCGGTGTTCAGGTAATTGGCAATGGATTTAATGCGCGCGTGCAGATTCGGGGAGCGGCTAATTTTAATGGACCCGTTGATCCGTTATTTGTGCTGGATGGCATGCCGATGGATTTGCAGGCTATAATGGGTATTTCGGTGCAGGATGTAGACCGGGTCGATGTGCTAAAAGGAGCATCGGCAGCTATTTATGGCTCGCGGGCATCGGGAGGGGTTATTTCCATTCTAACAAAACGGGGTGGCCCCAATTATGATTTGACCAAGGAGGTTGTGCCGGGAACGCTGGTGGCCAAACTGCCGGGCTATGCGCCCCTGCGGGAGTTTTATGCCCCCCGATACGATGTTAAAAAGCCAGAGCACGTAAGACCCGACTACCGCACAACCTTGTTCTGGGCACCAATGATTCAGACCGATGCGGAGGGGAAAGCGACCGTGACATTCTTTACGTCGGATGCCAAAACCGATATTCGACTACGGGCCGAAGGAATAACTGTTGGCGGGATGCCGGGTACCGCGAAGGCAATTGTGCGTGTAGACTAA
- a CDS encoding oxidoreductase, with the protein MTNPTHKTALVLGATGLIGELLTHRLVDSPFYNNVKVLVRKSLSWQHPRLQEVQFDFDHPNGLLTQADDIFCCLGTTIKKAGSKEAFRQVDYHYPIDIARLSLANGARQFAIVTAMGANEDSSIFYNRVKGEVERDLTALNYPTLLIFRPSLLLGNRSENRLGERIASGAMRLFSPLIPAKYKGIKADKVAKSMLETMQQGLIGKHVFESDVLQEF; encoded by the coding sequence ATGACTAACCCAACTCATAAAACGGCCTTAGTGCTCGGTGCTACGGGTCTAATTGGTGAACTGCTCACGCATCGACTTGTTGATTCACCATTCTATAACAATGTGAAAGTGTTAGTACGCAAATCGTTAAGCTGGCAGCACCCTCGTTTACAGGAAGTTCAGTTTGATTTCGACCATCCCAATGGCTTATTGACACAGGCCGACGATATATTTTGCTGTTTGGGGACAACCATAAAAAAAGCGGGTTCAAAAGAGGCTTTCCGACAAGTAGATTATCACTATCCAATCGATATTGCCCGGCTGAGTCTGGCTAATGGTGCCAGACAATTTGCGATCGTTACAGCTATGGGTGCCAATGAGGACTCATCCATTTTCTACAACCGCGTGAAAGGCGAAGTAGAGCGCGACCTAACGGCACTGAACTACCCAACTCTGCTCATTTTCCGTCCCTCTCTCCTACTCGGCAACCGCTCCGAAAACCGCCTGGGCGAACGGATTGCCTCTGGAGCCATGCGGCTCTTTAGCCCCCTTATTCCTGCTAAATATAAAGGGATTAAAGCGGATAAAGTAGCCAAGTCCATGCTGGAAACGATGCAACAGGGGTTAATTGGCAAACACGTTTTTGAATCTGATGTCTTGCAGGAGTTTTAG
- a CDS encoding penicillin-binding transpeptidase domain-containing protein, which produces MLENRKWVIIGLFCIVGLTYLARLFYLQVLDDTYSLGASKNSIKRVVEIPYRGQIYDRNKQLIVYNTPVYDLYVTPKQVRIPDTAAFCRMMAITPSDFDSIMGLAKNYSAVKPSLFLRQLSKEDFARIQDALVDYRGFEPVISSMRTYPAHTMANALGYVSEISKKQLENQDIIYYRQGDYIGHNGLEEQYEEQLRGRRGVKFMMQNVRGVNKGSWKNGEFDTLAVAGQNLITGIDVEVQKYADSLMQNKVGAVLAVEPSSGEILVSVSAPTYDPNLLSSRFFSKNYRALIKNPYKPLINRPVMASYRPGSTFKLIQALIAQQQGSLFPNTVYGHGGSPMRCHCRGGNNLRGAVQNSCNPYFYYVFRKFLYFNGDNNTFKASAIGLKQWHDMAEKFGIGSRLGVDLPSELKGNLPTPEYYDKAYHGALRWKFSNVYSLSIGEGELLISPLKLVNLAATIANRGWYITPHYIKGFGKPGAGLPAEYLEHHETGIDYKYYLPVIDGMRGAVAHGTVTPLANIDGIDLCGKTGTSQNSKYGHKYDHSIFIGFAPMNNPKIAVAVFVENAGWGGKAAASVAALVAERYLKRKTEALKLDAQVKASNYLPPAQFLPGAKKPVTPKKDTTQKTPAPKALMTAAKPKSVVVPAVSGN; this is translated from the coding sequence ATGTTGGAGAATCGGAAGTGGGTCATCATTGGCCTTTTTTGTATAGTCGGATTAACGTATCTGGCTCGGTTATTTTATCTACAGGTTTTAGACGATACCTACTCGCTGGGGGCATCGAAAAACTCCATTAAGCGGGTTGTCGAAATACCGTATCGCGGTCAGATTTACGACCGAAACAAACAGCTAATCGTTTACAATACACCCGTTTACGATCTTTACGTCACGCCCAAGCAGGTTCGTATTCCAGATACGGCGGCTTTCTGTCGGATGATGGCCATTACGCCCTCTGATTTCGATAGTATCATGGGGCTGGCTAAAAATTATTCGGCCGTGAAACCATCACTGTTCTTGCGCCAACTTTCTAAGGAAGATTTCGCCCGGATTCAGGACGCACTGGTCGATTACCGGGGTTTTGAGCCCGTAATCAGCTCCATGCGCACCTATCCGGCTCATACCATGGCGAATGCACTGGGCTATGTGAGCGAAATCAGCAAAAAGCAGTTGGAGAATCAGGATATCATCTATTACCGACAAGGCGATTACATTGGCCATAACGGGCTAGAAGAACAGTACGAAGAGCAGTTACGGGGTCGACGGGGCGTTAAATTTATGATGCAGAACGTTCGGGGGGTCAACAAAGGCTCCTGGAAAAATGGCGAGTTCGACACACTGGCGGTAGCGGGGCAAAACCTGATTACGGGTATTGATGTCGAGGTGCAAAAATATGCTGATAGCCTGATGCAGAATAAAGTAGGAGCTGTACTGGCGGTAGAACCTTCGTCGGGTGAAATTCTGGTTTCAGTATCGGCACCTACTTATGACCCTAATTTATTATCGAGCCGATTCTTCTCTAAAAACTATCGGGCTTTAATAAAGAACCCCTATAAGCCACTCATCAACCGGCCGGTTATGGCCAGCTATCGGCCCGGATCAACCTTCAAGCTGATTCAGGCGCTGATTGCCCAACAACAGGGCTCTCTTTTTCCCAACACTGTGTATGGACATGGGGGCTCACCCATGCGTTGCCACTGCCGCGGAGGTAATAACTTACGAGGAGCGGTGCAAAACTCCTGTAACCCCTATTTCTATTACGTATTTCGTAAATTTCTCTACTTCAACGGAGATAATAATACATTTAAGGCCTCGGCAATCGGCTTGAAACAGTGGCACGATATGGCGGAGAAATTTGGGATCGGAAGCCGCCTTGGCGTTGATTTGCCCAGTGAATTAAAAGGTAACCTGCCCACGCCCGAATATTACGACAAAGCCTATCATGGGGCATTACGCTGGAAATTCTCGAACGTTTATTCGCTGAGTATCGGCGAAGGCGAGTTGCTGATTAGTCCGCTTAAGTTAGTCAACCTGGCTGCTACGATTGCCAATCGAGGCTGGTACATTACTCCGCATTATATCAAGGGCTTTGGTAAGCCGGGCGCTGGATTACCGGCCGAGTATCTTGAACACCACGAAACGGGGATCGATTACAAATACTACTTACCCGTTATTGATGGTATGCGGGGCGCTGTTGCCCACGGTACTGTAACACCATTAGCCAATATTGACGGCATTGACTTGTGTGGCAAAACGGGGACCTCGCAGAATTCCAAATATGGACACAAATATGACCACTCGATTTTCATTGGCTTCGCACCCATGAACAACCCCAAAATTGCGGTTGCCGTGTTTGTTGAAAACGCAGGATGGGGTGGTAAAGCAGCCGCATCGGTGGCTGCTTTAGTGGCTGAACGTTATCTAAAACGTAAAACTGAAGCCCTAAAATTAGATGCACAAGTAAAAGCATCGAATTACCTGCCGCCTGCCCAATTCCTCCCTGGCGCAAAGAAGCCAGTTACTCCTAAAAAAGACACAACGCAAAAAACGCCTGCTCCAAAAGCTCTGATGACGGCTGCCAAGCCTAAGTCGGTAGTTGTTCCAGCGGTAAGCGGAAACTAA
- a CDS encoding DUF6786 family protein gives MNKIIALVFSGLLIACSSRKAATTEEQTSTSDSSEASPMNMYAKDRLFLQQHHADLVELELGNARALICPAYQGRVMTTTADGQTSYGWINYELIKSGKLLPHMNAFGGEDRFWLGPEGGQYALYFKKGDPFDGDHWQTPAAIDSEPFDITDTSRTSATFARTVSLTNYSGTHFDIGIERTVKLLDKAEIEHQLAVDTHSLKVVGIQSDNVITNKGKQAWVAQTGMPSIWILGMMNASPESKIIVPYREGDGQPVNDAYFGKVPADRLQMGKTAALFKADAKYRSKIGVSPARATNWIGSYDSATKTLTLVTYDFDPKDHQYVNSAWEHQKDPFSGDVINAYNDGPMKPGQPQMGHFYELESSSPAANLVPGAKRQHRHTTFHLQGSEQQLNELSKRLLFKDLASIN, from the coding sequence ATGAATAAAATCATAGCCTTGGTTTTTAGTGGTTTACTAATTGCCTGTTCAAGCCGGAAAGCGGCAACAACTGAAGAACAAACGTCGACCAGCGATTCCTCAGAAGCTTCCCCCATGAACATGTACGCCAAAGACCGCCTTTTTTTACAGCAGCATCATGCCGATTTAGTTGAGTTAGAACTGGGAAATGCCCGTGCCCTGATTTGTCCCGCTTATCAGGGGCGTGTAATGACGACCACTGCCGACGGCCAGACCAGCTATGGTTGGATTAACTATGAGCTGATAAAATCCGGAAAGCTTCTGCCCCATATGAATGCGTTCGGGGGCGAAGATCGTTTCTGGTTAGGCCCGGAAGGAGGCCAGTACGCGCTCTATTTCAAAAAAGGCGACCCATTTGATGGCGATCATTGGCAGACACCAGCCGCTATTGATTCAGAACCATTTGACATCACCGATACGTCTAGAACGTCTGCCACATTTGCCCGCACCGTATCGCTGACTAACTACAGCGGTACCCACTTCGACATTGGCATCGAACGAACGGTTAAATTGCTCGACAAGGCAGAAATTGAGCACCAACTGGCCGTTGATACCCATTCCCTCAAGGTAGTTGGGATTCAATCTGATAACGTGATTACGAACAAAGGGAAACAAGCTTGGGTTGCCCAAACAGGCATGCCGTCTATCTGGATTCTGGGCATGATGAACGCATCGCCCGAATCCAAGATCATTGTGCCGTACCGGGAAGGGGATGGCCAGCCGGTCAACGATGCCTATTTCGGTAAAGTCCCGGCCGATCGATTGCAGATGGGGAAAACGGCTGCGTTATTTAAAGCCGATGCGAAGTATCGCAGCAAGATCGGGGTTTCGCCAGCACGGGCTACCAATTGGATTGGCAGTTACGACTCCGCTACTAAAACCCTGACCCTTGTTACCTATGACTTTGATCCGAAGGATCATCAATATGTCAATTCGGCCTGGGAACATCAAAAAGATCCCTTTTCGGGCGATGTTATTAATGCCTATAACGACGGCCCAATGAAACCGGGTCAACCGCAAATGGGTCATTTTTATGAATTAGAATCGTCATCGCCAGCCGCAAATCTGGTCCCCGGAGCCAAACGCCAGCATCGGCATACAACGTTTCACCTGCAAGGTTCAGAACAGCAGCTAAATGAGTTATCAAAACGATTGTTATTCAAAGACTTAGCGTCGATAAACTAA
- a CDS encoding Gfo/Idh/MocA family protein gives MKNKKGATSPKNAENSSRRSFLKTLGIAGTAAAAAPAALAETPVAIPQYLNLVRSHSSTAANDKVRIALIGTGGMGIGDMQTALMVDGVEMVAACDLYDGRLRRAKELWGDQLPVTKDYREILERKDVDAVINATTDHWHEKISSDAMRKGKHVYCEKPMVQKVEDGHTLIKVSKETGKVFQVGSQFASSLLIAKARELMKAGDIGELVFAEAIYDRHSAMGAWQYSIPPDASPQTVDWDTYLGSAPKRPWDPLRFFRWRNYQDYGTGIAGDLYVHLLTSLHCITGSKGPNRVYSSGGTRYWKDGRDVPDIQLSIYDYGKTAEHPEFNLTTRSNFVDGGGGNYLVRIVGTEGDLSLGFDSLTVHRNKFPKAPGMSIDNFPKDQKELYIAEYNKLYPQVPELVGPKEFKYSFPKEYKGDRYEHFVNFFSSVRQNTPNIEDATFGLRACGPTQCGNMSYFQKKAVSWDPINMKILG, from the coding sequence ATGAAAAACAAAAAAGGGGCCACTTCCCCTAAGAATGCTGAAAACAGTTCCCGCCGATCATTTTTGAAGACCCTGGGCATTGCCGGTACTGCCGCTGCTGCTGCGCCTGCCGCCCTTGCCGAAACGCCGGTTGCTATTCCTCAATACCTAAATCTGGTTCGTAGTCATTCCAGCACAGCGGCCAACGATAAAGTCCGGATTGCGCTGATTGGTACGGGTGGCATGGGTATTGGCGATATGCAAACGGCCCTCATGGTCGATGGTGTCGAAATGGTAGCCGCCTGTGATTTGTATGATGGACGATTACGCCGTGCCAAAGAACTTTGGGGTGATCAGCTTCCGGTAACGAAGGATTATCGGGAAATTCTGGAACGGAAAGATGTCGATGCCGTCATTAACGCAACGACCGATCACTGGCACGAAAAAATTTCGTCGGATGCTATGCGCAAAGGCAAGCACGTGTATTGCGAAAAGCCGATGGTTCAGAAGGTTGAGGATGGCCATACGCTGATAAAAGTATCGAAAGAAACGGGCAAAGTGTTTCAGGTAGGTAGTCAGTTTGCCAGTTCGTTGCTTATTGCCAAAGCTCGTGAGTTGATGAAAGCCGGTGACATTGGCGAACTTGTGTTTGCGGAAGCCATCTACGATCGTCACAGCGCTATGGGTGCCTGGCAGTATTCGATTCCACCCGATGCATCGCCCCAAACGGTTGACTGGGATACGTATTTGGGCAGCGCTCCAAAACGTCCCTGGGACCCACTGCGCTTTTTCCGGTGGCGGAATTATCAGGACTACGGAACCGGCATTGCTGGTGACCTGTATGTTCACTTACTTACCTCCTTACACTGCATCACGGGTTCGAAAGGACCAAATCGGGTGTATTCAAGCGGGGGTACGCGTTACTGGAAAGATGGCCGCGATGTACCCGATATTCAGCTTAGTATCTATGATTACGGAAAAACAGCTGAACACCCAGAGTTTAATTTAACCACCCGGTCAAACTTCGTTGATGGTGGCGGTGGTAATTACCTGGTTCGTATTGTTGGTACCGAAGGCGATTTATCGCTGGGTTTCGACTCCCTAACCGTTCACCGGAACAAATTCCCCAAGGCACCCGGTATGTCGATCGACAACTTCCCGAAAGACCAGAAGGAGTTGTATATAGCCGAGTACAACAAGCTATATCCACAAGTCCCTGAATTGGTTGGCCCGAAGGAGTTTAAATACAGCTTCCCGAAAGAGTATAAAGGCGACCGCTACGAGCACTTTGTCAATTTCTTTAGCTCGGTACGTCAGAATACCCCGAACATTGAAGATGCTACATTCGGCCTGCGCGCTTGTGGACCAACCCAGTGTGGCAACATGAGTTATTTCCAGAAAAAAGCAGTAAGCTGGGACCCGATCAATATGAAGATCCTGGGGTAA